DNA sequence from the Carassius carassius chromosome 6, fCarCar2.1, whole genome shotgun sequence genome:
CACGTCCAGCTGTTCTACAGCAAGTTGCAGACCCTGACGGAGAGACACGGCTTCAGAGCCGAGGACACCTGGATCATGGAGGAGATGGGCATCACCACGGCCCAGCGGCCCGACCGGGTGCTGAGCAGGAGAGGCGTGAGACAGACGAGTGCTGACCGCGGGCCGCTGGTGAGTGTGGTCTGTGTGGTGTCCGCCGCCGGACGCGTGATGCCGCCCTACTTCGTGTTCCCTCGGGTGCAGTTCAGAGAGCACTTCCTGAGCGGGGCGCCTGCGGGGAGCTCCGGCGGAGCACATCTGAGCGGGTGGATGAGGGACGAGCAGTTCCTGGACTTCTTACAGCACTTCACCCGACAGACGGCATGCACCGTGGACAGACCGTGCCTGCTGCTGCTGGACAGTCACGCCGCGCACCTGTCCATCGAGAGCCTGAACTACAGCAGAGCCAGCGGCGTGGTGTCTCTGTGCTTCCCTGCGCCCTGCTCTCAGCAGCTGGAGCGCTCCGTGTACGGCCCGTTCAGGAGGAGCGTCAACACGGCCGTCGACGGCTGGATGCACGGCAGTCCGGGGAGGAGCATCACCATCCATCACATCCCGGGGATCGTGTCGTCCGCACTCCCGCTGGCAGCCACACCGGACAACATCAGCGCAGCGTTCACGGCCTGCGGGATCTTCCCTCTCGACCCCAAGCAGCTGGAGGCAGACGGTCCGGTGACCCCCGGCGCAGCGGCTCAGTGTTCGGAGGACACACGAGACTCGCAGGAGAAGGACGGTCTCCACTGGCTCTCCTGTGATTACACCGCTGCAGACCGCTGCTAAAGACTCTCCACAGGACTGGAGATCAGTCTCTCCGCGCTCAAACACTTCCTGTTCAGTGTTTCTGTTACGCTCTCCACTGCTGGTTTTGTGTACATAGTAATTAAATGacacacattttaaatgcataaattgtgAAAGATGGCTTTTTTGATACTAGATTctggtgttttctctgctctGTGTCAGTAAACAGCTTCTACGGCTGTTTTTATGTGTCTAGGATTCCCCAGTGTGACAAATGTTCATCTGTGATTATTATACATCTCTAATGTATGGGATAATGCACCcctttacatttttctgaaagAAGTGTCTTCTACTCATCAaggagcatttatttgatcaaaactacagtaaaacagtgaaatattattctaatgtaaacagctgttttctgtgtgaatctgtgttaaagtgtaatgtatttctgtgatgctccactgtattttcagcatcattcctccagtcttcagtgtcacatgatcttcagaaatcatgaaaatatgatgatttaataATATGATGATGCATTTTCCCCATTTTCACatctaatgataataataataatattgataacaTTAATATATGAGAAGTGAAGAGCTGTGTTGTGTGCAGTGATCAGATAaatgtgtctctctgtcagtatGTGTTCAGATGTTGATCATGAGCGCTCAGGTGGAAATCAGTAGGAACGGATCTGTCCATGCTGGATATTGAGGATTTCATCACAGAGATCTTCATCTCATCCTTCAGAGACACGACCCGAGGACCAGGAGCAGGTTCTTCTCTTGAGGATCTCTTGCTGTTGTTCTCTTGTGAATGTCAGCACAGAAACTGGGTAACAATCAGAATGAGGAACGGTCTTTGCTGTCTCAGGATACAGCGCTCAATAAGACTTTAATAGGGTTAAGTATTAAATAAACACACTAATGGTTTATGTACACACTGTAACCAACCTGAACCACTAAAACATACTACGATAGAATGCCAGGCATATGAAAATAAGAGAATAATATTAAAAGAAGTATTGGTGGGTTAAactttcttttgaaatttctaaaaTACCTTTTACATTATCTGAGTTTCATAAACAAGTTTTACATCATTGGAAGATGGTATTTACCCATAACTTTACCCCTCACTGTGCCTCCTTGTGGAATAATTGTATCAAACAAAAAGTCTTTGTTCAACCAGCTTTGGTTTGACCAAGGCATTATCTTCGTTCA
Encoded proteins:
- the LOC132141774 gene encoding uncharacterized protein LOC132141774, with translation MVRTYKRKTTRASTAPDTMLKAVRQVLVFKKTIRGAAEEFGINYRTLARYCSKIPREEVEGAVELPSCPVGFIGARQVFSAQLEAELVAYVLLASEVCYQLPPRAIRRLAFQLAQSHQLPTPPSWTHNTQASADWFTSFLKRHPLLSISSPASVSSQSHVQLFYSKLQTLTERHGFRAEDTWIMEEMGITTAQRPDRVLSRRGVRQTSADRGPLVSVVCVVSAAGRVMPPYFVFPRVQFREHFLSGAPAGSSGGAHLSGWMRDEQFLDFLQHFTRQTACTVDRPCLLLLDSHAAHLSIESLNYSRASGVVSLCFPAPCSQQLERSVYGPFRRSVNTAVDGWMHGSPGRSITIHHIPGIVSSALPLAATPDNISAAFTACGIFPLDPKQLEADGPVTPGAAAQCSEDTRDSQEKDGLHWLSCDYTAADRC